One Bufo gargarizans isolate SCDJY-AF-19 chromosome 4, ASM1485885v1, whole genome shotgun sequence DNA window includes the following coding sequences:
- the GYG1 gene encoding glycogenin-1 yields the protein MADHAFVTLATNDSYAKGALVLGSSLQKNTSKKLVVLITPQVSDSMRKVLEKVYDVVRVVDVLDSEDSAHLALMERPELGVTLTKLHCWALIEYTKCVFLDADTMVLQNIDDLFEREELSAAPDPGWPDCFNSGVFVYRPSIETYNQLLQMATEKGSFDGGDQGLLNTFFNTWATKDIHKHLPFLYNLSSISIYSYLPAFKAFGGNAKVVHFLGKVKPWNYTYDNKTQTVKGDIHDQTLIHPEFLNLWWDIYTSKILTLLTEHGVVKDVSTGLKAEEVTEAVSQMSIAAAAPPPPPSRSSEERREMWEQGQVDYMGADSYENIRKKLDTYLQ from the exons ATGGCAG ATCATGCTTTTGTCACTCTTGCCACAAATGACTCTTATGCGAAAGGAGCGTTGGTACTGGGGTCATCTCTTCAGAAAAATACTTCAAAGAAGTTGGTTGTGCTCATAACCCCTCAGGTCTCAGACTCCATGAG AAAAGTACTAGAAAAAGTTTACGATGTTGTTCGTGTTGTGGATGTCCTGGACAGTGAGGATTCTGCTCATCTGGCTTTAATGGAGAGACCAGAGCTTGGCGTCACATTAACAAAACTCCATTGCTGGGCATTGATAGAATACACCAAATGTGTATTTCTGGATGCCGATACAATG GTTTtacaaaatattgatgacctgtttgaACGAGAAGAACTGTCTGCAGCCCCAGACCCAGGCTGGCCTGATTGCTTTAATTCTGGAGTGTTTGTATACCGGCCATCTATTGAGACCTACAACCAGCTATTACAGATGGCCACAGAAAAAGGCAGCTTTGATG GTGGTGACCAAGGTTTACTGAACACCTTTTTTAACACCTGGGCAACAAAAGATATCCACAAGCATCTACCCTTTCTTTATAACTTGAGCAGTATCTCCATATATTCCTATCTCCCGGCATTTAAAGC GTTTGGTGGCAACGCAAAGGTGGTGCATTTTCTTGGTAAAGTGAAGCCATGGAACTATACCTATGACAATAAAACACAGACTGTGAAAGGAGATATACATGACCAAACTCTCATTCATCCAGAGTTCCTCAACCTCTGGTGGGACATCTACACATCCAAAATCCTGACACTCTTAACAGAACACGGAGTAGTTAAAGATGTCTCAACTGGCTTGAAAGCG GAGGAGGTAACGGAAGCAGTGTCACAGATGTCCATAGCAGCGGCAGCACCTCCACCCCCACCATCTAGATCTTCTGAAGAACGCAGGGAAATGTGGGAACAGGGCCAGGTTGACTACATGGGAGCAGATTCATATGAAAACATCAGGAAGAAGCTGGACACTTACCTCCAATAG